The following proteins are co-located in the Maridesulfovibrio sp. genome:
- a CDS encoding glutamine amidotransferase-related protein, whose translation MKQYLITILIVLSLCLPVLASDIPAPSLDTNPCMDVIVTRTNPLLSFKKNGKSIDQFEIQLDRRNTFDSPDLYKYILKTGAGEVGALQIPKEKPLHDKSRWWWRVRAINVDGKASLWTISRFFVDSESDDHYSGLQRLTPVSVKTGSGSNPEYLTDYSDAGLISQWRAAPPGPHHEWVELDLGKPVPVSLIWMLSDFNNPDGWLSDFHWMTSNDGESWTKVEAGEVSNSDSYRIIQDIPVHTARLWRLVITKYTGYAPALNEIMLFTPAQPEIPNIPDNPYIMIIGNQRNGFTFTRLTQRVEQLVPDAKVVHIPYWKANMEMIKNLPNKPAAIILSGNNADYNNLPMFEYNGEYEIIRESDIPIFGICAGCQMHAFAYGYTRVHSMGWSDISAMQDPEERTRIYKKIDDPIFKKTPEPFIAPEVHGWAIYSLPDNYELVAASGYIQAIRRKDRLRYGVQFHPEIKESYNQAEPVLKNFLEWALKKK comes from the coding sequence ATGAAACAGTATCTCATTACAATTCTGATAGTACTAAGTCTTTGCTTACCTGTTCTTGCCTCGGATATCCCTGCTCCTTCGTTGGACACCAATCCTTGCATGGATGTCATTGTGACCCGCACGAATCCGTTACTTTCATTTAAGAAAAATGGAAAATCGATCGATCAATTTGAGATACAACTTGACCGGCGCAACACCTTCGATTCCCCCGACCTGTACAAATACATATTAAAAACAGGGGCAGGAGAAGTCGGTGCCCTCCAAATTCCCAAAGAAAAACCTCTGCATGATAAAAGCCGCTGGTGGTGGAGGGTGCGGGCCATTAATGTTGATGGAAAAGCCAGTCTATGGACTATCAGCAGATTTTTTGTCGATTCGGAAAGTGATGACCACTATTCCGGTCTGCAAAGACTGACTCCTGTTTCCGTGAAGACCGGCAGTGGGTCAAATCCGGAATACCTCACTGATTATAGTGATGCTGGACTGATCAGCCAATGGCGAGCAGCTCCCCCTGGTCCTCACCACGAATGGGTCGAGCTGGACTTAGGCAAGCCCGTCCCGGTTTCGCTCATCTGGATGCTTTCAGACTTCAACAACCCTGACGGCTGGCTCTCCGATTTTCACTGGATGACAAGTAATGATGGCGAATCATGGACCAAGGTTGAAGCAGGAGAAGTCAGCAATTCAGATTCCTACAGGATCATTCAGGATATCCCGGTCCACACCGCTCGATTATGGAGGCTGGTGATCACAAAATATACCGGATACGCTCCTGCCCTCAATGAAATAATGTTGTTCACTCCGGCTCAACCGGAAATTCCAAACATACCGGACAATCCTTATATTATGATCATCGGTAATCAACGTAACGGCTTCACTTTCACCCGTCTTACCCAAAGAGTTGAACAACTGGTACCTGATGCAAAAGTCGTTCATATTCCATATTGGAAAGCCAACATGGAAATGATCAAGAATCTGCCGAACAAACCGGCTGCAATCATTCTGAGTGGCAACAATGCTGATTACAATAATCTTCCTATGTTCGAATACAACGGGGAATACGAAATCATTCGTGAATCTGACATACCCATTTTCGGAATCTGTGCCGGATGCCAGATGCACGCATTTGCTTACGGTTATACCCGGGTGCACTCCATGGGCTGGTCCGACATCTCAGCCATGCAGGATCCTGAAGAACGAACCAGAATCTACAAAAAAATTGATGACCCTATTTTTAAGAAGACTCCGGAACCGTTCATTGCCCCGGAAGTGCACGGGTGGGCAATTTACTCTTTGCCGGATAATTATGAACTAGTTGCCGCTTCAGGTTACATTCAAGCGATAAGACGCAAAGACAGGCTACGCTATGGAGTGCAGTTTCATCCCGAAATTAAAGAATCATATAATCAGGCTGAGCCTGTGTTAAAAAACTTTCTGGAATGGGCTTTAAAAAAGAAATAG
- a CDS encoding cyclase family protein yields the protein MAKKIIDLSVSIRSDKPSDPPGFVPEIIYADHTAGAAQMASVFPGLSSEQLPEQEGWAVEFVKMCTHAGTHMDAPYHYHSKTDDDIPAMTIDLIPLEWCIGSGVKLDFRNLADGYVVTPVDIDAELERIGHTLKEGDIVLVNTAAGERFGYDDYLEKGCGMGRDATLHLTKQGIKIVGTDAWSWDAPFSSTVKRFMETKDPSIIWEGHYAGSTIPYCHMEKMANLEQLPSTGFTVICMPVKIHKGSAGWVRPVALIEE from the coding sequence ATGGCTAAAAAAATTATCGATCTGTCTGTTTCCATTCGTTCAGACAAACCCTCCGACCCTCCCGGTTTTGTACCAGAAATTATCTATGCTGATCACACAGCTGGAGCAGCTCAAATGGCTTCCGTCTTTCCGGGACTAAGCTCGGAACAACTTCCTGAACAAGAAGGCTGGGCTGTTGAATTCGTAAAAATGTGCACTCATGCCGGCACACATATGGATGCTCCATATCATTATCACTCCAAAACAGACGACGATATCCCTGCAATGACCATTGACCTGATTCCCTTGGAATGGTGTATCGGATCGGGTGTAAAACTTGATTTTCGTAATTTAGCAGACGGCTACGTTGTGACCCCAGTCGACATTGATGCCGAACTGGAAAGAATAGGTCACACTTTAAAAGAAGGTGACATCGTTCTCGTGAACACAGCCGCCGGAGAAAGATTCGGTTATGATGACTACCTTGAAAAAGGTTGCGGCATGGGCAGGGATGCAACCCTTCACCTGACTAAACAAGGCATTAAAATTGTCGGAACAGATGCTTGGAGCTGGGATGCCCCGTTCAGCTCAACTGTAAAGAGATTTATGGAGACAAAAGACCCTTCCATTATTTGGGAAGGCCATTATGCTGGAAGTACGATTCCATACTGCCATATGGAAAAAATGGCTAACCTCGAACAACTCCCGTCAACCGGATTCACTGTGATCTGCATGCCGGTAAAAATTCATAAAGGATCCGCTGGCTGGGTTCGCCCGGTAGCTCTTATCGAAGAGTAA